GCAAGGTCACCGATAAAACCTTCAACGCTGGCGTCAAGGTAGAAACTGCAACGGTTGATCGCCGCGACATGACCTACCTCTACAACGATGGCCAAAGCTACGTGGTGATGGACGACAAGACCTACGACCAGCTCGAGCTTGCACCTCACCTGCTCGGCGATGCTGGCCGCTTCCTGCTGGAAAACACCCGTGTGCAGGTTTCCTTCCACGACGGCGAGCCGCTGTTTGCTGAACTGCCGGTGTCTATCGATCTGCGCGTCGAGCACACCGATCCCGGCTTGCAGGGCGATCGCTCCACCGGTGGCACCAAGCCCGCCACCTTGGAAACCGGCGCAGAAATCCAGGTGCCGCTGTTCATCGAAACCGGCAACGTGGTGCGCGTTGATACCCGCGACGGCTCCTACCTCTCCCGCGTGAACAACTAAGTCGTGGCAGTGAGCAATACACCCAACACCTCCAAACGCGTAGACCCGAGGCGGCGCCACGGTGCCCGCTACCGGGCTCGACTACGAGCCGTCGAAGTTTTGTATGAAGCAGAGCTTCGCGACGTAGACCCCGTTGGCATCGCCGATGATCGCAGGGCACTGGCCCAAGCCAATGTCGAGGGCATTTCCTCGATTGCGCCCTATGGCAAAGAAATTGTCACAGGCGTAGCCGAGGAACTCGACCGCATCGACGAACTCATCGCCGCGCACCTGAGCAGCAATTGGGAGCTCGATCGCATCTCTGCCGTTGATCGTGCGGTGCTGCGCGTGGCTATTTGGGAGCTCGTGTTTAACCCCGAGGTGCCCAAAGAAACCGCGATCACCGATGCAGTGGAGCTCGCCTCGGAGCTTTCGCAGGAAGATTCGCCGAAGTACATCAATGCGATGCTCGACCGTTTGGCCTCGCGCATTGAAGATGTGCGTGCAGAAAGCGACACAACGGCGGATGAAGATGAGCAGCCTGATGCTGAGCAGCCGGAAGCTGAGCAGCCAGAAGCTGAGCCCAGCGAGGCAGTGGCAGCAGCATCGGATCTCGCCTTCGAGCCCAGCGAGGCTGAGCAAACGCTAGGCGTGGATGAGCCCGAGGCCGTCGAAGCGCCAAGCGAACAGCCTGAGCTTTCGCAGGATGCTGAAGATGCTGCCGGAGCTTCCCAAGAGCAGCAATAACCGCAAGTAGTTCTAAGCGGAGAAAAAACCCACCTTCTTCATCAGAAGGTGGGTTTTTAAACATTCAGCATCTGTTTAGTTGTAGACGCTGGCTGCTCGGCTCCAAAGGCCTACTGCAGCGGGGGATGCACGAGTGATTCTCCGCCGAGTTCATGGGCTAACGCCTGGTTCAGCTCCGGATACCTGAAGGTGTGGCCGAGCTTTTCAGCGGCGTTCGCGCTTACTAATTGATTCGCCAGTGCCAGTTCCTTTGCGCCTTCTTCACCCAATAGCAGCTTCGGGCCAATGCTTGGGATCGGGATGAAGGTTGGGCGATTGAGCTGTTGGCCTAGTGCCTCGGTAAATTCGGCGTTGCGCACGGGGTTTGGTGCCACTGCATTGATGGGGCCTTGCGCGCGCTGATCAAAAATTGCCCGGCAGTAGAGATCGCAAAGATCATCGATGGCAATCCAAGAAAACCACGGCTTTCCGCCTTCGAGTTCGCCACCAAGTCCCACAGAAAACAGTGTCTTCATCACCGGCAATAAACCACCGGCGCCACTTAGCACGATGCCTGTGCGAATGAGGGCTACTCGTTTGGAATCGCTTTGAGCCTGCAAGGCCGCTGCTTCCCAATCTTTCGACACCTTGGCCAAGAAGCCTTCGCCAGGTCCATCGGATTCATCCATGGCCTGATCCCCGGTGTCGTGTCCGTAGTAACCAATAGCAGAGGCACTAACGAAGGTATGGCAACGATCAGAGGCTTTGACTAATTGCGCGAGGCGTTTGGTAGGGCCTACGCGGGAGTCATAAATGGCCTGCTTATGGGCATCGCTAAAACGCCCCATGATGGATTCGCCAGCAAGGTGGACTAGGACATCCACGCCGTCGAGCAGGTCATCGGCCGGGTGCTCAGGGTTCCAGAGGCGTTGGCCTTCACCGGGATTGGAGCGAGTCAATTCAATGACTTCATGGCCTAGGGTGCGCAATTGTGCTGCCAAGGCGGTGCCCACCAAACCTCCCGCGCCGGTCATGGCAATTACTAATGCATCCTCGGTGCCTTGGGCTTTCCTGAGCGCATCGAAGCGGTTTTTGGCCTCAATGTCTTGGATAAGCTGGTGCTGGCGATAGGCAAAAGCGCTGGTGAGTGCCGATTTTGGAACGCGCGTATCCAAAGAATCGGTGATCTTTGTCCATTGCCTTTGGCCTTGATCGTCTTCAGCATCGGCAAAGACGTGTACGTGGCGCCACTTGGCCAGGGTGGCAATGGGTGCGGTGACGCAACGATCAGTAAAGCGATAGCCAGCCACATAGCCAGCTAGTTCGTGTTTTGCCTCCCACTTCAAGCCTCCCGGCAGGTCAAAGATCGTGGTGCCGTCTGCGAGGTTTTCTGCCTGGGTTCGTGGGGTCATTGGCAAAAAGGACGGGGTGAGGCGGATAACCGCGCCTGGCCGCGAGTGCCATTGCCACACAGTCTCACGTGGTGCGGGTACGAGATGGCTCATCTGTAGGGTCAAGGTGGTGTCACGCTCCTTATAAAAGCCTGGCCGCGTTGGATCAAGGCTGCTGCTTTTAGCATCCTCGCCCGCGGTGCAAGTGGTCCTTGCCTGCACCGCCAGTGGGGTTTGGGCGGATGCTGTTTGCCCGAGTGTAGTCGGATCGGCTTGGAGGTTGCTGTGGCTTTGGCTGTGGCTAGGCTTTGAAGAATCCGGGGGTAGCTGTGGGCTTGAGGTGCTAAGGTGAACACTAATGCTGATTTGGCATGATCTTATGGCGCTGCCCGGCGACATAAGACTCGACATCCTTTAAAGGACCGCACAGAGAGGCGGGGAAGGAGGTCACGATGAGTGAAGACTCACAGGCTACAAGCACGTTGTTAAGCAGCGAAGATGTAGCCCGTACCATCGCACGCATCGCGCACCAGATTATTGAAAAAACGGCGCTAGACGCAGAAGACGCAGCGCCAGTTCTCCTGCTTGGCATTCCCTCCGGAGGGGTTCCCCTCGCGCATCGCCTTGCTTCAAAGATTGAAGAATTCACCGGTGTGAATATCCCGGTGGGTTCGCTCGATATCACGCTCTATCGCGACGATTTGCGCACGAAGCCGCATAGGGCACTGCAACCCACCCGGATCCCCTCGGTGGGCGTCGATGGCACCACGGTAGTGCTTGTCGACGACGTACTCTTTTCCGGCCGCACCATTCGAGCTGCACTTGACGCGCTGCGTGATTTGGGCAGGCCAGAGATGATTCAGCTTGCAGTTCTCGTTGATCGTGGCCATCGGCAACTGCCTATTCGTGCCGATTATGTGGGCAAGAATCTTCCCACGGCACGCGACGAGGATGTGCGCGTACTTATTAGCGATATCGACGGTGTGGATGCCGTCGAGTTGTATCGACAAGGCGGCAATACCAAGTGAAACACCTGCTTTCCATCTCGGATCTAAGCAAAGACGAAATTCTCGGGATTATGGACGAGGCGGATCGTTTCCGCGAAGCCCTGCTTGGCCGAGAAATCAAGAAGCTTCCCACCCTTCGCGGGCGGACCATTTTCACGCTGTTTTATGAAAATTCCACCCGCACGCGTTCGTCTTTTGAAACAGCCGGTAAGTGGATGAGCGCCGATGTGATCAATATTTCGGCTTCTTCTTCATCGGTGAAAAAGGGCGAATCGCTCAAGGATACGGGCTTGACCCTTTCGGCCATTGGCGCTGATGCCATTATCATGCGCCACCCCGCCTCGGGTGCAGCGCAGCAGCTTGCACAGTGGGTTGCCCCTCATGGCGATGGTCCTTCGGTGATCAACGCTGGTGATGGTGCCCACCAGCACCCAACCCAAGCCCTGCTCGATGCTGTGACGATGCGCCAAAGGCTCGGCAACATCGAAGGCCGCAAAGTGGTGATCGTTGGCGATTGCCTGCACTCCCGCGTGGTGCGATCCAACGTGGATCTTTTAAGCACCCTTGGTGCAGAGGTAGTGCTCGTGGCACCTCCCACGCTGTTGCCCTTTGGCGTGGAGCAATGGCCTGTGCGCACCAGCTTCGATATGGATGCAGAGCTTGCCGACGCCGACGTAGTGATGATGCTACGAGTCCAACAGGAACGAATGCACGGAGGCTTTTTCCCCTCCCACCGCGAATACGCAACGCTGTATGGCTTATCGCCTGCAAGGGAAGCGATGCTGCAAGAGCACACTGTGGTGATGCACCCAGGGCCGATGCTGCGTGGCATGGAAATTTCGGATTCCGTTGCAGATGCACCACGCACCGCGGTGCTACAGCAAGTCAATAATGGTGTGCATACCCGAATGGCCGTGCTGTTTAGCCTGGTGGCCAGTGGGGAAGGAGCACTGTAATGAATCAAGACAACACTCAAGGAGCAAACCTCATGGCAACCCCGCACGCAGAGTCCCTCTTGATTCTTAATGTGCGCCCCTATGGCGAAGGCGAACCCACCAGCGTGCTCATCGAAGATGGTGTGATTGCCAAGATTGCTCCCTCTATTGAATTTGATGGCCCAAGCATTGACGGCGAAGGCGGGGTGCTCCTGCCGGGGCTGGTGGATATGCACGTCCACCTGCGTGAACCAGGCCGCGAGGATACCGAGACCATTGCCACCGGCTCGGCTGCCGCAGCCAATGGTGGTTTCACCGCGGTATTTACCATGGCAAATACCCAACCGGTGATGGATCAGCCGGTGATCGCCGAGGCGGTATGGCACAAAGGCCAAGACATTGGTTTGTGCGATGTATATCCGGTGGGCTCGATTACCAAGGGCCTTGAAGGCAAGGAGCTCACTGAGTTCGGCATGATGGCACGCTCAGAGGCAAAGGTGCGGATGTTCTCTGATGACGGCAAGTGCGTTGATAACCCGTTGATCATGCGCCGCGCCATCGAATACGCCAAGGGCTTGGATGTGCTCTTGGCGCAGCACTGCGAAGATCCTCGCCTGACCGAAGGTGCAGTAGCGCACGAAGGTGAGATCGCCGCACGCCTTGGTCTGCGCGGCTGGCCTCGAGTAGCAGAAGAATCCATTGTGGCCCGCGATGCGCTGCTGTGCCGCGATTATGGCAACCGCATGCACATCTGCCACGCCTCAACGGAAGGCACCGTGGAGCTGCTTCGTTGGGCAAAAGAGCAGGGCATTCCCATGAGTGCGGAAGTGACCCCGCATCACCTTTTGCTCACTGATGAAAGGCTCGAAACCTACGATGGTGTAAACCGAGTCAATCCGCCGCTGCGCGAGCACAAAGATACCCTCGCCCTGCGCGAAGCACTGCTCGACGGCACCATCGACTGCGTAGCCACCGACCATGCGCCTCATGGATCGGAAGAAAAGTGCTGCGAATTTGAGCACGCCCGCCCAGGCATGCTCGGTTTGGAAACTTCGCTTGCGATCATCGCCCAAATCTTTGTCGAATCGGGCTTGGCCGATTGGCGCTTCGTGGCCAAGGTGATGAGTGAACGCCCGGCCGAACTGCTGAAGTTGCAGGATCAAGGCAGGCCCATCGCCGAGGGCGAGCCAGGCAATCTCACCATCATTACCCCGGAGCAGCCGTGGACCGTTTCGGGCAAAGCGCTGGCTTCGAAAGCATCCAATACCCCGTATGAGGGCATGAACTTTGGTGCCAAAGTCAAGGCAACAATCTTGCGCGGCAGGTTAAGCAGTGTGGATGGCAAAGCCTCGGCACCGCGAAATTAAGCGCCGCGAACAACGATAACGAGCACAAAGAATCTTTTGAAAGGCAAGAAGTCTTGAGCAACTCCCAAACAAGCCAAGCGCCCAAGCGCTACCCGGCAGCCCTCGTGCTCGCCGATGGCCGCATTTTCCGGGGCACCAGCTTTGGCAAGGTGGGCACCACCTTGGGCGAGGCAGTATTTAGCACCGCCATGACCGGCTACCAAGAAACCATGACGGATCCTTCCTATCACCGCCAGATCGTGGTGGCCACGGCCCCGCAAATTGGCAATACGGGTTGGAATGATGAAGATGGCGAATCCCACGGCGACAAAATCTGGGTCGCAGGCCTGGTTATCCGCGATCTTTCCGTGCGTGTATCCAATTGGCGTGCCAAGCGCTCGCTTGAAGATGAAATGATTGCCCAGGGCATCGTCGGTATCGCAGGGGTTGATACCCGCGCGGTGGTGCGCCACCTTCGCAATTTCGGCTCCATTGCAGCAGGCGTGTTCTCCGGTGAAGATGCTCAGCGCAGCGATGAAGAGCTCATCGCCGAGGTCAAGGCCCAGCCCTCGATGGAAGGCGCTGATCTGGCCAAGGAAGTAGCCACGGAAGAACCCTATGTTGTAGAGCCAGAAGGGGAGCACCGCTTTACCGTCGTGGCCTATGACATGGGCATTAAAACCAATACGCCGCGTAACTTCGCAAGCCGCGGCATTCGTACCGTGGTGGTTCCGGCCAATACTGCGTTTGAACAGATCAAGCAGTACAACCCCGACGGCGTCTTTGTTTCTAATGGTCCAGGCGATCCTGCCACCGCAGATGAGATGGTGGCTGTGGTCCAGGATGTGCTTGAGGCAAAGATTCCCTTCTTCGGAATCTGCTTTGGTAACCAGATCCTCGGGCGCGCGCTCGGGCTTGAGACCTTCAAAATGAAGTTTGGCCACCGCGGCATCAACGTGCCGGTGCTCAACCACCTCACTGGCGTTATCGACATCACCGCACAAAACCATGGCTTTGCGCTCAAAGGCGAAGCCGGCAAGCCTTTCCAGACTCCTTATGGCACAGCCCAGGTCACGCACACCTGCCTGAATGACGACACCGTCGAAGGTGTGGCCCTAGAAAATGGCATGGCGTTTTCGGTGCAGTATCACCCAGAATCTGCCGCAGGCCCGCACGATGCTAACCCGCTGTTTGATCAGTTCGTTGAGCTGATTGAGCGTCATGGGGCGTCGAAAAGCAATGAAGCAGAAGCCAACTAAGCCGAGATCAGGAAGATAAAAGGAAGATTTATGCCAAAGCGCAACGATTTGCAGCACGTCCTGGTCATCGGTTCCGGACCGATCGTGATTGGCCAGGCATGTGAATTCGACTACTCGGGTACGCAAGCATGCCGAGTGCTCAAAGAAGAGGGTTTGCGGGTCACACTGATTAACTCCAACCCCGCCACCATCATGACGGACCCTGAGTTCGCCGACCACACCTACGTCGAGCCGATTCAGCCCGAATACATTGAAAAGATTTTCGAAAAAGAAATCGAGCAAGGCCACCCCATCGACGCGGTGCTGGCAACGCTCGGTGGCCAAACCGCACTGAATGCAGCGATCCAGCTTGATCGCCGCGGCAGCC
This window of the Corynebacterium pseudopelargi genome carries:
- the efp gene encoding elongation factor P is translated as MATTADFKNGLVLKIDNKLQQIVEFQHVKPGKGPAFVRTKLKDVVSGKVTDKTFNAGVKVETATVDRRDMTYLYNDGQSYVVMDDKTYDQLELAPHLLGDAGRFLLENTRVQVSFHDGEPLFAELPVSIDLRVEHTDPGLQGDRSTGGTKPATLETGAEIQVPLFIETGNVVRVDTRDGSYLSRVNN
- the nusB gene encoding transcription antitermination factor NusB, with protein sequence MSNTPNTSKRVDPRRRHGARYRARLRAVEVLYEAELRDVDPVGIADDRRALAQANVEGISSIAPYGKEIVTGVAEELDRIDELIAAHLSSNWELDRISAVDRAVLRVAIWELVFNPEVPKETAITDAVELASELSQEDSPKYINAMLDRLASRIEDVRAESDTTADEDEQPDAEQPEAEQPEAEPSEAVAAASDLAFEPSEAEQTLGVDEPEAVEAPSEQPELSQDAEDAAGASQEQQ
- a CDS encoding TIGR01777 family oxidoreductase, which gives rise to MTLQMSHLVPAPRETVWQWHSRPGAVIRLTPSFLPMTPRTQAENLADGTTIFDLPGGLKWEAKHELAGYVAGYRFTDRCVTAPIATLAKWRHVHVFADAEDDQGQRQWTKITDSLDTRVPKSALTSAFAYRQHQLIQDIEAKNRFDALRKAQGTEDALVIAMTGAGGLVGTALAAQLRTLGHEVIELTRSNPGEGQRLWNPEHPADDLLDGVDVLVHLAGESIMGRFSDAHKQAIYDSRVGPTKRLAQLVKASDRCHTFVSASAIGYYGHDTGDQAMDESDGPGEGFLAKVSKDWEAAALQAQSDSKRVALIRTGIVLSGAGGLLPVMKTLFSVGLGGELEGGKPWFSWIAIDDLCDLYCRAIFDQRAQGPINAVAPNPVRNAEFTEALGQQLNRPTFIPIPSIGPKLLLGEEGAKELALANQLVSANAAEKLGHTFRYPELNQALAHELGGESLVHPPLQ
- the pyrR gene encoding bifunctional pyr operon transcriptional regulator/uracil phosphoribosyltransferase PyrR; the encoded protein is MSEDSQATSTLLSSEDVARTIARIAHQIIEKTALDAEDAAPVLLLGIPSGGVPLAHRLASKIEEFTGVNIPVGSLDITLYRDDLRTKPHRALQPTRIPSVGVDGTTVVLVDDVLFSGRTIRAALDALRDLGRPEMIQLAVLVDRGHRQLPIRADYVGKNLPTARDEDVRVLISDIDGVDAVELYRQGGNTK
- a CDS encoding aspartate carbamoyltransferase catalytic subunit translates to MKHLLSISDLSKDEILGIMDEADRFREALLGREIKKLPTLRGRTIFTLFYENSTRTRSSFETAGKWMSADVINISASSSSVKKGESLKDTGLTLSAIGADAIIMRHPASGAAQQLAQWVAPHGDGPSVINAGDGAHQHPTQALLDAVTMRQRLGNIEGRKVVIVGDCLHSRVVRSNVDLLSTLGAEVVLVAPPTLLPFGVEQWPVRTSFDMDAELADADVVMMLRVQQERMHGGFFPSHREYATLYGLSPAREAMLQEHTVVMHPGPMLRGMEISDSVADAPRTAVLQQVNNGVHTRMAVLFSLVASGEGAL
- a CDS encoding dihydroorotase, with protein sequence MNQDNTQGANLMATPHAESLLILNVRPYGEGEPTSVLIEDGVIAKIAPSIEFDGPSIDGEGGVLLPGLVDMHVHLREPGREDTETIATGSAAAANGGFTAVFTMANTQPVMDQPVIAEAVWHKGQDIGLCDVYPVGSITKGLEGKELTEFGMMARSEAKVRMFSDDGKCVDNPLIMRRAIEYAKGLDVLLAQHCEDPRLTEGAVAHEGEIAARLGLRGWPRVAEESIVARDALLCRDYGNRMHICHASTEGTVELLRWAKEQGIPMSAEVTPHHLLLTDERLETYDGVNRVNPPLREHKDTLALREALLDGTIDCVATDHAPHGSEEKCCEFEHARPGMLGLETSLAIIAQIFVESGLADWRFVAKVMSERPAELLKLQDQGRPIAEGEPGNLTIITPEQPWTVSGKALASKASNTPYEGMNFGAKVKATILRGRLSSVDGKASAPRN
- the carA gene encoding glutamine-hydrolyzing carbamoyl-phosphate synthase small subunit, encoding MSNSQTSQAPKRYPAALVLADGRIFRGTSFGKVGTTLGEAVFSTAMTGYQETMTDPSYHRQIVVATAPQIGNTGWNDEDGESHGDKIWVAGLVIRDLSVRVSNWRAKRSLEDEMIAQGIVGIAGVDTRAVVRHLRNFGSIAAGVFSGEDAQRSDEELIAEVKAQPSMEGADLAKEVATEEPYVVEPEGEHRFTVVAYDMGIKTNTPRNFASRGIRTVVVPANTAFEQIKQYNPDGVFVSNGPGDPATADEMVAVVQDVLEAKIPFFGICFGNQILGRALGLETFKMKFGHRGINVPVLNHLTGVIDITAQNHGFALKGEAGKPFQTPYGTAQVTHTCLNDDTVEGVALENGMAFSVQYHPESAAGPHDANPLFDQFVELIERHGASKSNEAEAN